One genomic region from Quercus robur chromosome 4, dhQueRobu3.1, whole genome shotgun sequence encodes:
- the LOC126723302 gene encoding uncharacterized protein LOC126723302 isoform X3, with product MASTSIQTVPSPITSAFSKPQPKYDVFLSFRGEDTRCTFTDHLYRALEYKRIIAFRDDKELEMGKPISLELLEAIEKSTVAVIIFSKNYASSTWCLEELAKIVECRDRGIILRVLPIFYYVEPTDVRHQKNTFAEAFAKHEKRFEENPTKVQKWKTALTNVASLSGRHLKDGVPEANFIQNIVEWIDLKLNEKRSNDTEDGLVGISSRVEEMISYLDLESTDVHFIGICEKSGMGKTTLARAVFDKILKQFEASSFLENVREESKAHGLKTLQERLLCDIGKGGLRVKDVHKGMQVISDILHNKKVLIVVDDVSERSQLETLVGKRDLFGKGSRIIVTTEDRDLLASYEIKIVYKARGLNEVEALQLFSLNAFHKPHCENDFLEYCNNFVEYAQRIPLVLKVLGSYLYTRTKNEWESALNQLIRAIPHEKTTKKLRIAFDGLGADEKKLFLDIACFFQGEEKNRIADILESYFSGINPIKNLIDKSLITLVVGEKLWMHNLLQQMGWEIVSEASDEAGERSRLWHCDDVLDVLKNNTGTKHIEGMLLRLPPDDEEELNAESFSKMNKLRLLKICKVRLSCLSYLSNELCWLEWHDYPLESLPNSFQPGELVELIMHRSCLQQLPSEFSLGKLKLIDLSDSQNLTRTPDFTGFSNIERLNFQGCTRLHELHPSVGGLKRLILLNLKYCKCLENLPSELNLESLKTLILSGCSRFKKFPRIGRNMRSLLKLYLDGTAIEELPPTIGRLTGLTLLNLQDCKNLKSFPSDIHSLTSLGILTLSGCKCQPPKAGHLLGLSPIGSSIGATRTFPRLILFLFLSFLAWRYTYLRIPIFATTALSTYCFHNARHPEPGPINLLLSNSFSKLSTLVTLSLSDCNLLALPDDPSCLLSIEYLNLSKNNFICLPDYTSRLSKLKILFLDYCSKLKSLPNVPLSTRLVSVQGCTALENYSNQVVVWTLGVAGFTIITCLGLAEDEDGTIVEVSLLDIHLLWQRYVKDQIHQMEGFCHVLPQNEIPEWFKHQRFGSFGPIPLPSNLFSNKNWKGIALCVIFVVPAHSNDVSPGEDTKYFHEFYCLLDKYGDLIAFKVPKETYVGSFGLWLYISHARFRKHLDGGSCFTPFIGTDSPDIEINMCGARILYKQDMGEFLQNLGQKIVGSPNDLRGELNSHSHSQLSRLYQVDWARNHLSDYIFPQIASPPRWFAYQNGPAIKTQLPADLHDHSRWRPTPVTELLPSNETIQGECTSRETIFSNQVMAAGTSKKVIAAGTSKSSSQGSLYLGKISSSLECWLKHRPHLQDRYEGPGTFNQCLPQSEIPGWFKSENIARSSSVTIQLPLNLYDNPEWMGFAFCAVFSFQKHPISVHMKDSGFSFIIVCHLKTNLGCMNPLYGISEEDVIISLHQRAFLWVSFIPSGFLSPKWSRCTSVEFSFVSDNSDVSALKCGVDLVYRQKLEFTRIMVQCITSHDGPFTSYERFPFYHPDQFSGSDGSRGTSGHYSYEQFYKTAALDRYNNHSIFDQCILQSEISEWFSHDSLSSDLSPKFDFHPSTLYNFCFPPSKIQDWFSHPNHGHSVTIDLPSNLYHDSNWMGLVLYASFSINGDPNIIFSNLASGKSHFLYCQCQTSMANVDNQKIAFSTNKEEITWLLNLGEFIWICYVPGKPFKNMLRHCSHIEASFESDWLGVIVQNCALQLLYQHDQVQFEQELKYCNKLISENRQLVCKQQEDQKKINEQYHVDKGLQRKIFSNNNIDFEVKIFPRLIEQPETNDETEIQLGQSDLLENQEKVDTSKELTKISGEHLEKGPYDLLQKMDREIIREESEEPGRCITANKLLCKFGEESNYTGKQRQPIEMDAKQKRNYALENIEYEASSTTTSTSSSLSPSSSFDIAAGDEDLSSIGGHRSCSLDLPPFFHNQKSFRFEGTYGEFDFICRSLGLSGIDDFSIPTADWEAHRSKSDLATRLRNNLASSTSTPTPSRLKPAQPVKLDEVRVRVGSVTAGPSQGIKGARPPVLAPPPVAGRSVAVDSTSTWELLKSSAPLEDEVVAPNTTRLGGYAETTSSSSSSSVFSEEEDKKQNENENDIGIVRATNVIPVYSFSPRGKLRRSISSWQKGELLGSGSFGTVYEGYTEDGFFFAVKEVSFLDQGSQGKQSVSYLEQEISLLKQFEHENIVQYLGTEKDGSRIYIFLELVTKGSLASLYQKYRLRDSQVSAYTRQILNGLKYLHDKKVIHRDIKCSNILVDASGSVKLADFGSLAKVTKLNDIKSCIGTPFWMAPEVVNLKNRPYGLAADIWSLGCTVLEMLTRQHPYSPLEGVQALFTIGKGKPPLVPDSLSRDARDFILKCLQVNPNDRPTATQLLDHPFVTRPQNSFGPASPPNSIQL from the exons ATGGCATCCACCAGCATTCAAACTGTCCCATCCCCTATTACCTCTGCTTTTTCTAAACCCCAACCGAAATATGACGTTTTCCTCAGTTTTAGAGGAGAAGACACCCGTTGTACGTTTACCGACCATCTATATCGTGCTTTGgaatataaaaggattattgcCTTCAGGGACGATAAAGAACTTGAGATGGGAAAGCCCATTTCGCTGGAACTCTTGGAAGCAATCGAGAAATCGACGGTTGCGGTCatcattttctctaaaaattatGCATCTTCCACATGGTGTTTGGAAGAACTTGCAAAGATTGTTGAATGCAGGGATAGAGGGATAATATTGAGAGTGTTGCCCATTTTCTACTATGTGGAACCTACTGACGTGCGACATCAGAAGAACACTTTTGCAGAGGCCTTTGCAAAACATGAAAAGCGTTTCGAGGAGAACCCAACAAAGGTGCAGAAGTGGAAAACTGCTTTAACAAATGTGGCCAGTCTCTCTGGAAGGCATTTGAAGGATGG ggtgCCTGAGGCAAACTTTatccaaaacattgttgaatggatagatttgaaattgaatgaGAAACGTTCAAATGATACTGAAGATGGTCTTGTGGGAATAAGCTCTCGTGTTGAGGAAATGATTTCATATTTAGATCTGGAATCAACTGATGTTCACTTTATTGGAATATGTGAGAAGAGTGGTATGGGCAAGACAACTCTTGCACGAGCTGTTTTTGATAAGATTCTTAAACAATTTGAAGCTTCTAGTTTTCTCGAAAATGTTAGAGAGGAATCTAAAGCACATGGTTTAAAGACTTTACAAGAACGACTCCTTTGTGATATAGGAAAAGGGGGATTAAGGGTAAAGGATGTGCATAAGGGAATGCAAGTTATCAGCGATATACTGCATAACAAAAAGGTTcttattgttgttgatgatgtgaGTGAAAGAAGTCAATTAGAAACATTAGTAGGGAAGCGTGATTTGTTTGGCAAAGGAAGTAGAATCATTGTAACTACTGAAGACAGAGATTTGTTGGCAAGTtatgaaattaaaattgtatataagGCTAGAGGACTAAATGAAGTCGAAGCTCTACAACTTTTTAGTCTGAATGCCTTCCACAAACCTCATTGTGAGAATGATTTCTTGGAatattgcaacaattttgtTGAGTATGCTCAGAGAATTCCTTTGGTTCTTAAAGTTTTGGGTTCCTATTTGTATACTAGAACAAAAAATGAATGGGAAAGTGCTCTGAATCAGCTAATAAGAGCAATACCCCATGAAAAAACTACTAAGAAACTTAGAATTGCTTTTGATGGATTGGGGGCAGAtgagaaaaaactatttttagatattgcatgtttcttcCAAGGGGAGGAGAAGAATCGCATTGCTGATATACTAGAATCTTACTTCTCAGGCattaatccaataaaaaatctCATCGACAAATCTCTAATTACTCTTGTAGTGGGGGAAAAATTGTGGATGCATAATTTATTACAACAAATGGGTTGGGAAATTGTTAGTGAGGCATCAGATGAAGCTGGAGAACGTAGTAGGTTGTGGCATTGTGATGACGTCCTTGATGTATTAAAGAACAATACT GGAACAAAACATATAGAAGGCATGCTATTAAGATTGCCTccagatgatgaagaagaattGAATGCTGAATCATTCTCAAAGATGAATAAACTAAGATTGCTCAAAATTTGTAAGGTGCGCCTTTCTTGCCTCAGTTATCTTTCTAATGAGTTATGTTGGTTGGAATGGCATGATTATCCTTTGGAATCATTGCCTAATAGTTTTCAGCCTGGCGAACTTGTTGAGCTCATTATGCATCGCAGTTGTCTTCAGCAACTTCCAAGTGAATTTAGT TTGGGAAAGCTAAAGCTCATTGACTTGAGTGACTCCCAAAACTTAACCCGAACTCCTGACTTCACTGGATTCTCAAATATTGAGAGGCTGAATTTCCAAGGTTGTACAAGATTGCATGAGTTGCACCCTTCTGTTGGAGGTCTTAAAAGACTTATTCTATTAAAtctaaaatattgtaaatgtcTTGAGAACCTTCCATCTGAGCTCAATTTGGAATCTCTTAAAACTTTAATTCTATCTGGCTGTTCAAGATTTAAGAAATTTCCCCGTATTGGGAGAAACATGAGAAGCTTGTTGAAGCTTTATTTGGATGGGACTGCCATTGAAGAACTACCACCAACAATCGGGCGTCTAACTGGCCTGACCTTATTGAATCTTCAAGACTGCAAAAACCTTAAGAGTTTTCCGAGTGACATTCATAGTTTGACATCGCTTGGAATTCTCACTCTATCAGGATGTAAGTGTCAACCACCAAAAGCAGGGCATTTGCTTGGGCTCTCTCCTATTGGATCCTCAATTGGTGCCACCCGCACTTTTCCACGactaattttatttctttttctatctttccTAGCATGGCGATACACCTATCTCAGAATTCCTATATTTGCTACAACTGCTTTGTCAACATATTGTTTCCACAATGCCCGGCATCCTGAACCAGGGCCCATCAACCTGTTGTTGTCTAATTCGTTTTCAAAATTAAGCACTTTGGTAACTCTAAGTCTAAGTGATTGCAATCTGTTGGCACTCCCTGATGACCCTAGCTGCTTGTTGTCAATAGAGTATTtgaatttgagcaaaaataattttatatgctTGCCCGATTACACTTCTCGACTTTCAAAGCTCAAAATTCTTTTCTTGGATTATTGTAGCAAGCTTAAATCATTGCCAAATGTTCCATTAAGTACAAGGTTAGTTTCAGTACAAGGATGTACTGCGCttgaaaattattcaaatcaaGTTGTTGTATGGACTTTGGGTGTAGCAGGATTCACTATTATTACTTGCCTTGGCTTGGCCGAGGATGAAGATGGCACAATTGTTGAGGTTTCTTTGCTAGACATACACCTATTATGGCAAAGATACGTGAAG gatcaaattcatcaaatggaAGGCTTTTGCCATGTTTTACCTCAAAATGAAATTCCAGAGTGGTTCAAGCATCAGAGGTTTGGGTCATTTGGACCAATCCCACTACCTTCAAATCTCTTTAGTAATAAAAATTGGAAAGGAATCGCTCTATGTGTCATTTTTGTAGTTCCAGCACATTCGAACGACGTTTCTCCTGGAGAGGATACAAAATACTTTCATGAGTTTTATTGTCTTTTGGACAAATATGGAGATCTTATAGCTTTCAAGGTTCCTAAGGAAACATATGTTGGTTCATTTGGACTTTGGCTATATATATCGCATGCGAGGTTTAGAAAACATTTAGACGGAGGGAGTTGCTTTACCCCTTTCATTGGAACCGACAGCCCGGATATTGAGATTAATATGTGTGGTGCACGTATTCTATATAAGCAAGATATGGGAGAATTTCTACAGAACTTAGGCCAAAAAATTGTTGGGAGTCCTAATGACCTCCGTGGAGAGCTTAactcacactcacactcacaGCTTTCAAGATTGTATCAG GTGGATTGGGCACGAAACCATCTGTCTGATTATATCTTTCCTCAGATTGCGTCTCCACCACGCTGGTTTGCTTATCAAAATGGGCCCGCCATAAAAACGCAGTTACCTGCAGATTTGCATGATCATTCAAGGTG GAGGCCTACCCCCGTGACAGAGCTTCTACCAAGTAATGAAACTATACAAGGGGAGTGTACTTCACGagaaacaatattttcaaatcAAGTAATGGCTGCAGGCACCTCAAAAAAAGTAATAGCTGCAGGCACTTCAAAAAGTTCAAGTCAAGGGTCTCTTTATTTAGGCAAGATATCAAGCAGCCTTGAATGTTGGTTAAAACATAGGCCACATTTgcag GACCGCTACGAGGGCCCTGGTACTTTCAATCAATGTTTGCCTCAAAGTGAAATCCCAGGGTGGttcaaatctgaaaatattGCTAGATCCTCATCAGTAACAATTCAGCTACCTCTAAATTTGTATGACAATCCTGAGTGGATGGGATTTGCATTTTGTGCTGTTTTCTCGTTTCAAAAGCATCCTATTTCCGTTCATATGAAAGATTCAggattttcttttatcatcgtTTGTCATTTGAAGACCAACTTGGGTTGTATGAATCCATTATATGGCATCAGTGAAGAGGACGTAATAATATCATTACACCAACGGGCATTCCTTTGGGTATCATTCATTCCATCTGGGTTTCTTTCACCCAAATGGAGTCGATGCACTTCGGTTGAATTCTCATTTGTGAGCGATAATTCGGATGTGTCGGCGCTAAAGTGCGGGGTCGATCTTGTATACCGGCAAAAATTGGAATTTACTCGTATAATGGTACAATGCATAACCTCACACGATGGTCCTTTCACATCGTATGAAAGATTTCCCTTTTATCATCCTGATCAATTCAGTGGCAGTGACGGCTCTAGGGGAACTTCTGGTCACTATTCTTATGAGCAATTCTACAAAACTGCCGCCTTG GACCGTTATAACAATCATAGTATTTTCGATCAATGTATTCTTCAAAGTGAAATCTCAGAGTGGTTCAGCCATGACTCGCTATCGTCAGATTTGTCACCTAAGTTT GACTTTCATCCATCCACtttgtataatttttgtttcCCTCCAAGTAAAATTCAAGACTGGTTTAGTCATCCGAATCATGGACACTCAGTGACAATTGACCTACCCTCAAATTTGTACCACGATAGTAATTGGATGGGACTTGTTCTGTATGCTTCTTTCTCCATCAATGGGGATCCAAACATCATCTTTAGCAATCTGGCATCAGGAAAATCTCACTTCCTATATTGTCAATGCCAAACAAGTATGGCTAATGTTGATAATCAGAAAATTGCTTTCTCCACCAATAAAGAAGAAATCACGTGGTTACTTAATCTAGGTGAATTCATTTGGATATGCTACGTACCAGGAAAGCCATTTAAGAATATGTTGCGACACTGCAGCCACATTGAGGCCTCATTTGAGAGTGATTGGTTAGGCGTGATAGTGCAGAATTGTGCGTTACAACTTTTGTACCAGCACGATCAAGTGCAGTTTGAGCAAGAACTAAAATACTGCAACAAATTGATTTCAGAGAATCGACAGCTTGTTTGTAAACAACAAGAggatcaaaaaaaaataaatgaacaatACCATGTTGATAAAGGacttcaaagaaaaatcttttctaataataatattgactTTGAAGTTAAAATATTTCCAAGGCTAATTGAACAACCGGAGACTAATGATGAAACTGAGATTCAACTTGGCCAAAGTGACCTGCTG GAGAACCAAGAGAAGGTGGACACTTCAAAAGAACTGACCAAAATCTCTGGAGAGCATTTAGAGAAAGG TCCTTATGATTTACTACAAAAAATGGATCGAGAAATTATCCGTGAGGAATCAGAGGAACCTGGAAGATGCATTACGgcaaataaattattatgtaaATTTGGAGAAGAAAGTAATTATACAGGTAAGCAGAGGCAACCAATTGAAATGGACGCAAAGCAAAAGCGAAACTACGCCTTAGAGAACATCGAATACGAGGCCTCGTCCACCACCACTTCCACCTCTTCTTCTTTAAGTCCTTCTTCCTCGTTCGACATCGCCGCCGGCGACGAAGACTTGTCGTCTATAGGCGGCCATCGAAGTTGCTCTCTCGACCTTCCTCCATTTTTTCACAACCAAAAGAGCTTCAGATTCGAAGGCACATATGGCGAATTCGACTTCATTTGTCGCTCTTTGGGCCTTTCCGGGATCGACGACTTCTCTATCCCCACCGCTGATTGGGAAGCCCACCGCTCCAAATCCGACCTCGCCACTCGCCTCCGCAACAATCTCGCTTCTTCTACTTCTACTCCTACTCCTTCGCGGCTCAAACCGGCTCAACCGGTAAAGCTCGATGAGGTTAGGGTTAGGGTGGGTTCTGTCACTGCGGGACCTAGTCAAGGAATCAAAGGAGCTCGGCCGCCGGTCCTCGCTCCTCCGCCTGTGGCGGGGCGGTCGGTGGCGGTTGATTCCACCTCAACTTGGGAGCTTTTGAAGTCCTCTGCTCCACTTGAAGACGAAGTCGTAGCACCTAACACTACGCGTTTGGGAGGGTACGCTGAAACGAcaagctcttcttcttcttcttcggtTTTTTCGGAAGAAGAGGATAAGAAGCAGAACGAGAATGAGAATGATATCGGGATTGTTCGCGCAACGAATGTGATTCCAGTGTATAGTTTTTCGCCGAGAGGGAAATTGAGACGGAGTATTAGTTCGTGGCAAAAGggtgagcttcttggaagtggCTCTTTCGGAACCGTCTATGAGGGCTACACTGAGGATGGCTTCTTTTTTGCTGTAAAGGAGGTTTCATTCCTGGATCAAGGAAGCCAGGGCAAGCAGAGCGTTTCCTACCTTGAGCAGGAGATTTCACTTTTAAAGCAATTTGAACATGAGAATATAGTTCAGTATCTTGGCACGGAAAAGGATGGAAGTAGGATTTATATCTTCCTTGAGCTCGTAACAAAAGGGTCACTTGCCAGTCTTTATCAAAAGTATCGCTTGAGGGATTCTCAAGTCTCTGCTTACACAAGACAGATTTTGAATGGATTGAAGTATCTTCATGATAAGAAAGTGATCCACAGGGACATCAAATGTTCTAATATATTGGTGGATGCAAGTGGATCTGTAAAACTTGCAGATTTTGGGTCCTTAGCAAAGGTAACCAAATTGAATGATATTAAGTCTTGCATAGGGACTCCATTCTGGATGGCACCTGAGGTTGTTAATTTAAAAAACCGTCCCTACGGGCTTGCAGCTGATATATGGAGCCTTGGATGCACTGTGCTGGAGATGTTAACGCGTCAACATCCATACTCTCCCTTGGAAGGCGTGCAAGCATTGTTTACGATTGGCAAGGGTAAACCTCCTCTAGTTCCTGATTCCTTGTCAAGAGATGCCCGAGATTTCATCCTCAAATGCCTACAAGTTAACCCAAATGATCGGCCTACAGCAACTCAGCTATTGGATCATCCATTTGTGACTAGACCTCAAAATTCCTTTGGACCTGCTTCTCCTCCCAACAGCATACAGTTATAA